The following proteins are co-located in the Zonotrichia albicollis isolate bZonAlb1 chromosome 1, bZonAlb1.hap1, whole genome shotgun sequence genome:
- the PRELID3A gene encoding PRELI domain containing protein 3A isoform X2, translated as MKIWSSEHVFGHPWDTVIKAAMRKYPNPMNPCVVGVDVLDRSLDNQGRLHSHRLLSTEWGLPSIVKAILGTSRTLTYIEEHSVVDPVEKKMELCSTNITLTNLVSVDERLVYTPHPENPEKTVLTQEAIITVKGISLSSYLESLMANTISSNARKGWDAIEWIIQNSESALS; from the exons ATGAAGATCTGGAGCTCGGAGCACGTGTTCGG GCATCCCTGGGATACAGTGATCAAAGCTGCTATGAGGAAGTACCCCAACCCCATGAATCCGTGTGTGGTGGGAGTGGATGTCCTGGACAGGAGCCTGGATAACCAGGGGAGGCTGCACAGTCACCGCCTGCTCAGCACGGAGTGGGGACTGCCCAGCATTGTCAAAGCG atATTAGGAACAAGTAGAACTCTGACTTACATAGAGGAGCATTCTGTGGTAGATCCAGTGGAAAAGAAGATGGAGCTTTGCTCAACTAAT ATTACACTCACAAACTTGGTGTCTGTTGACGAGAGACTGGTTTACACACCTCATCCAGAAAACCCGGAAAA GACTGTGCTAACCCAAGAAGCAATTATTACTGTTAAAGGCATTAGCTTGAGCAGTTATCTGGAAAGCTTGATGGCAAATACAATATCTTCTAATGCCAGAAAG GGGTGGGATGCTATTGAGTGGATAATTCAAAATTCTGAGAGCGCTCTAAGCTAG